One genomic segment of Microtus ochrogaster isolate Prairie Vole_2 linkage group LG8, MicOch1.0, whole genome shotgun sequence includes these proteins:
- the Rbck1 gene encoding ranBP-type and C3HC4-type zinc finger-containing protein 1, translated as MDEKTKKAEEMALSLARAVAGGDEQSAMKYATWLAEQRVPLRVQVKPEVSSTQDIRLCVSVEDAYMHTVTIWLTVRPDMTVASLKDMVFLDYGFPPSLQQWVVGQRLARDQETLHSHGVRRNGDSAYLYLLSACNTSLNPQELQRQRQLRMLEDLGFKDLTLQPRGPLEPVLPKLRPHQEPAQPDAAPESPPVGWQCPGCTFINKPTRPGCEMCCRARPETYQIPASYQPDEEERARLAGEEEALRQYQQRKQQQQEGNYLQHVQLEQRSLVLNTEPAECPVCYSVLAPGEAVVLRECLHTFCRECLQGTIRNSQEAEVSCPFIDSTYSCPGKLLEREIRALLSPEDYQRFLDLGMSIAENRSTLSYHCKTPDCRGWCFFEDDVNEFACPVCSHVNCLLCKAIHEGMNCKEYQDDLALRAQNDVAARQTTEMLRVMLQQGEAMYCPQCRIVVQKKDGCDWIRCTVCHTEICWVTKGPRWGPGGPGDTSGGCRCRVNGVPCHPSCQNCH; from the exons ATGGACGAGAAAACCAAGAAAG CAGAGGAGATGGCCCTGAGCCTCGCCCGGGCAGTGGCCGGTGGAGATGAACAGTCTGCTATGAAGTATGCCACCTGgctggcagagcagagggtgccccTCAGGGTGCAAGTAAAGCCCGAGGTCTCCTCAACACAGGACATCAG gctgtgtgtgagtgtggaggaTGCCTACATGCACACCGTCACCATCTGGCTCACAGTGCGCCCTGATATGACAGTGGCCTCCCTCAAGGACATG GTATTTCTAGATTATGGCTTTCCACCCAGCCTGCAGCAGTGGGTGGTTGGACAGAGGCTGGCACGAGACCAGGAGACCCTGCATTCACATGGTGTTCGGCGGAACGGAGACAGCGCCTACCTCTACCTGCTGTCTGCCTGCAACACCTCCCTCAACCCTCAGGAGCTGCAGCGGCAGCGGCAGCTTCGCATGTTGGAAG ATTTGGGCTTCAAGGACCTCACCCTGCAGCCACGGGGCCCCTTGGAGCCCGTCCTTCCCAAGCTCAGGCCCCACCAGGAGCCGGCGCAGCCAGATGCAGCCCCAGAGTCGCCACCG GTGGGCTGGCAGTGCCCTGGCTGCACTTTCATCAACAAACCCACACGGCCTGGGTGTGAAATGTGCTGTCGTGCAAGGCCTGAAACCTACCAGATACCTGCCTCGTACCAGCCTGATGAGGAGGAGCGGGCACGCCTGGCTGGTGAGGAGGAGGCGCTGCGCCAGTACCAGCAG cggaagcagcagcagcaggaggggaACTACCTGCAGCACGTGCAGCTGGAGCAGAGGAGCCTGGTGCTGAACACTGAGCCTGCTGAGTGCCCTGTGTGCTACTCAGTGCTGGCGCCCGGCGAGGCCGTGGTGCTGCGTGAGTGTCTGCACACCTTCTGCAG ggagTGCCTGCAGGGCACCATCCGAAACAGTCAGGAGGCGGAGGTATCCTGTCCCTTCATTGACAGCACCTACTCGTGCCCTGGCAAGCTGCTGGAGAGGGAGATCCGGGCG CTCCTGTCCCCCGAGGACTACCAGCGCTTCCTAGATCTGGGCATGTCTATCGCGGAAAACCGCAGCACCTTGAGCTACCACTGCAAGACCCCCGACTGCAGGGGCTGGTGCTTCTTTGAGGATGATGTCAACGAGTTCGCCTGTCCTGTATGCTCCCATGTCAACTGTCTGCTCTGTAAG GCCATCCATGAGGGCATGAATTGCAAGGAGTATCAGGACGACTTGGCCCTTCGGGCTCAGAATGATGTGGCTGCCCGGCAGACAACGGAGATGCTAAGG GTGATGTTGCAGCAGGGTGAGGCGATGTACTGCCCACAGTGCCGGATTGTGGTGCAGAAGAAGGACGGCTGTGACTGGATCCGCTGCACTGTCTGCCACACTGAGATCTGCTGGGTCACCAAGGGTCCACGCTGGGGACCTGGG ggCCCAGGGGACACCAGTGGGGGCTGCCGCTGCAGGGTCAATGGAGTTCCTTGCCATCCTAGCTGTCAGAACTGCCACTGA
- the Trib3 gene encoding tribbles homolog 3 → MRATPLAAPAGVPCRKKPLEFDDNIDSECPGLNRVRGGPEPGPLPCLLPASPPPASDLSAAVAPATRLGPYVLLEQEQGSHTYQALHCPTGTEYTCKVYPASEAQAVLAPYARLPTHQHVARPADILLGSQFLYTFFMKTHGDLHSLVRSRRGIPEPEAVKLFRQMAAAVAHCHQHGLVLRDLKLRRFVFSNCERTKLVLEDLEDACVITGPDDSLWDKHACPAYVGPEILSSRPSYSGKAADVWSLGVALFTMLAGHYPFQDTEPALLFGKIRRGTFALPEGLSAPARCLIRCLLRKEPSQRLVAPSIPLHPWLREDHSLVSPPQSGRWDTDQVVPDGPGLEEAEDGEVGLYG, encoded by the exons aTGCGAGCCACCCCTCTGGCTGCTCCTGCTGGTGTCCCCTGCAGGAAGAAACCATTGGAGTTCGATGACAACATTGACTCCGAATGTCCAGGACTAAACCGAGTGAGAGGTGGGCCCGAACCTGGGCCACTCCCCTGCCTGCTGCCCGCCAGcccacctcctgcctcagatttgTCAGCTGCTGTGGCTCCTGCAACTAGGCTGGGGCCCTATGTCCTTTTGGAACAAGAGCAAGGCAGCCACACTTACCAGGCTCTGCACTGCCCCACAGGCACAGAGTACACCTGCAAG GTGTACCCGGCCAGCGAGGCCCAAGCGGTGCTGGCACCCTACGCTCGGCTGCCGACCCACCAGCACGTGGCCCGTCCTGCAGACATCCTGCTGGGCTCTCAGTTCCTCTACACCTTCTTCATGAAGACCCACGGGGACTTGCATAGCCTGGTGCGCAGCCGCCGTGGAATCCCGGAGCCCGAGGCTGTTAAACTTTTCCGGCAGATGGCTGCTGCGGTGGCACACTGCCACCAACACGGGCTTGTCTTGCGTGACCTCAAGCTGCGTCGTTTTGTCTTCAGCAACTGTGAGAG GACGAAGCTGGTGCTGGAGGACCTAGAGGATGCCTGTGTGATAACTGGACCAGACGACTCTCTGTGGGACAAGCATGCGTGCCCTGCCTACGTGGGACCAGAGATCCTCAGCTCCCGGCCATCCTACTCTGGCAAAGCAGCTGATGTCTGGAGCCTGGGCGTGGCGCTCTTCACTATGTTGGCTGGTCACTACCCGTTCCAGGACACTGAGCCGGCTCTGCTCTTTGGCAAGATCCGCAGAGGGACCTTTGCCCTGCCTGAGGGCCTATCAGCCCCAGCCCGCTGCCTGATCCGCTGTCTCCTTCGTAAGGAGCCTTCACAGCGACTAGTGGCCCCCAGCATCCCCCTGCATCCCTGGTTAAGGGAGGACCACAGCCTTGTCTCCCCTCCACAGTCTGGCCGCTGGGATACTGACCAGGTAGTCCCAGATGGGCCAgggctggaggaggctgaggatggggaggtgggaCTGTATGGCTAG